From Triticum aestivum cultivar Chinese Spring chromosome 4A, IWGSC CS RefSeq v2.1, whole genome shotgun sequence, a single genomic window includes:
- the LOC123082689 gene encoding 11-beta-hydroxysteroid dehydrogenase B-like, whose product MERVLTALMDLVVPPASMVMLAFAWPTLAFLRALEWAVKALTKEDMRGKVVLITGASSAIGEQVAYEYARRGANLVLVARREHRLFAVRENARALGAGQVLVVAADVVREDDCGRLVADTISYFGQLDHLVNTVSLGHDFLFEEAGDTAAFPHLMDINFWGNVYPTYAALPYLRQSHGRVVVNASVDTWLPMPRMSLYSAAKAAVVDFYETLRYEVKDEVGITVATHGWIGGEPGVGTGIGTSRFALEEGAGAADQTQAQAQAPAQQWTKADTTPPLPAPGGLAVEEYARAVVDGACRGDARVRRPGWYDVFHVFRAFAPDVLGWTFRLLLSTAPAPSTVAGTGRRALVVAPVGAPTAALPAPPVRPLIEYPAAVAGRRPAAAQLHKLE is encoded by the exons ATGGAGCGGGTGCTGACCGCGCTGATGGACCTGGTGGTGCCGCCGGCGAGCATGGTGATGCTGGCCTTCGCGTGGCCCACGCTCGCCTTCCTGCGCGCCCTCGAGTGGGCCGTCAAGGCGCTCACCAAGGAGGACATGCGCGGCAAGGTCGTCCTCATCACCGGCGCCTCCTCCGCCATCGGCGAG CAAGTGGCGTACGAGTACGCGCGGCGGGGCGCGAACCTGGTGCTGGTGGCGCGGAGGGAGCACCGTCTGTTCGCGGTCCGGGAGAACGCGCGCGCCCTGGGCGCCGGCCAGGTGCTCGTCGTCGCCGCCGACGTCGTCCGGGAGGACGACTGCGGCCGCCTCGTCGCCGACACCATCAGCTACTTCGGGCAGC TGGATCATCTGGTGAACACGGTGAGCCTGGGCCACGACTTCCTCTTCGAGGAGGCCGGCGACACGGCGGCGTTCCCCCACCTCATGGACATCAACTTCTGGGGGAACGTGTACCCGACCTACGCCGCACTGCCGTACCTGCGCCAGAGCCACGGCCGCGTCGTCGTCAACGCCTCCGTCGACACCTGGCTGCCCATGCCCCGGATGAGCCTCTACTCC GCGGCGAAGGCGGCCGTGGTCGACTTCTACGAGACGCTGCGGTACGAGGTGAAGGACGAGGTGGGGATCACGGTCGCCACGCACGGCTGGATCGGCGGCGAGCCCGGCGTCGGCACCGGCATCGGCACCAGCAGGTTCGCGCTCGAGgaaggcgcgggggcggcggaccAGACGCAGGCGCAGGCGCAGGCGCCGGCGCAGCAGTGGACCAAGGCGGACACGACGCCGCCGCTGCCGGCGCCGGGAGGGCTGGCGGTGGAGGAGTACGCGCGGGCGGTGGTGGACGGCGCGTGCCGCGGGGACGCCCGGGTGCGGCGGCCCGGCTGgtacgacgtgttccacgtcttcCGCGCCTTCGCGCCCGACGTGCTCGGCTGGACGTTCCGCCTGCTGCTGTCGACCGCGCCCGCTCCGTCGACGGTCGCCGGCACTGGGCGCCGTGCGCTTGTCGTTGCCCCTGTGGGCGCGCCGACTGCTGCGCTCCCGGCTCCGCCCGTCCGCCCGCTGATCGAGTACCCGGCCGCGGTGGCTGGTCGGAGGCCCGCGGCGGCGCAGCTACACAAGCTAGAGTGA